Genomic segment of Trichoderma breve strain T069 chromosome 7 map unlocalized scaffold00007, whole genome shotgun sequence:
GTAGCTCGTGGTGGCGAAGGCCGAGAGGGCCGTGGTGAATCTGCCCGAGACCTGAGCGAATGGACCCGCAAGGGCCCTCTTCCCGATCTTCCTGGAGCGAGGGGTCCCCGGTCCGACTTTGGTGAACGCCGCCCCCCTCGCGATCCCGCCTCTGAGGGCCGTTCTACTGGGACGTGGGAGCGACGCGGACCTCTGTCTCCCCTGTCCCCCCAGGAACCCGGATCCCGTGAAAGCAGCCGCGCGCGCGGACCTCAAGAGGGTATGGGAGAGCGCAGCGAGTCGTACCGCGGAGACCGTCGGGGCCCCGCAGCTTGGGGAGAGGGCAGACAAGAGGGTGCCCGTCCTCCTCGGCAATACAACGAACGACCCGAGCGCCCTGAACGCCCGGAGCGCACTCCTACCGCCGCTGAGAAGGATTTCCAATGGCGCGATCGCATGCGTCCGGATGCTGCCAACGCACCCCCCGCTGAGACTCCGGCCTCTCCTGGAGCCGCGCCCCCGGCCCAAGCCCCCGGTGGTCGCCCCCGTTTGAACCTTCAGAAGCGAACCGTTTCGGAGGTTGCTGAtagctcttcttctgccgctGGAGACGCCAAGGCTAGCCCCTTTGGAGCTGCTCGTCCCATCGATACCGCAgcaagggagaaggagattgaagagaagagacttCAGGCCatccaggagaagaaagaagcggacgagaaggccaaggaagagcGACGCTTAGCCAAGGAagccgccgctgccaaggctgaggccgACGCCGAAGCCGAGGCTGAAGCCAAGCAGGCTACTGaggccgccgaggccaacgTTGAGGCGAAGACAGACGCCGCCGAGACAGAaaccaaggctgaggaagagCCCAAGACTGAGcagacaaaggaaaatggTGCGTCGGAGCAAAAGGTTCCTATCCGAACTCGAGACCAGCCCAAGGATTTCAGCCAGGGACAGAAATCAAGAGCTACCGAGTCTGGCAACTGGAGATCAGCCACCAACGAACAGCGACTCTCCCGTGGAAACTTCCgtggtggccgtggtggcAGCCGTGGCGGCCGTGACGATGGCGCGCCCCGAGGACCTCGCAACGAAAACCGGGCACCTCGTTCCAATGGCCAgcaggctgctgctcccgCGGCCGAGGGCGAcgctccggctccggctgcCGATGAGGACGGCTGGACTACCGTCTCCGTCGGTAAGAAGGGACGAACTGGACGGGCGTAAAAAgaccaaaagcaaagcaagaaaccaaaaaagagCGATTGTAAAAAATTGATGTCCATTTCCTTTCGGTTTTCATGACTAGAGATGCCGTCGCAAGATTTTCTGCCAGCGGATCCCGGTCCTGACATCGTGTGCACTGTTCCGATTTCTAAATACGTTACCGATTTCCGGGCAAGGCGTTTCTGCAGTCTCCAatctcgtccatctccagccgCAAACCGCTTGGATATGGCTCATGACTTTTTCGGCAAGCCAAATGATGCCGTGTCGACGCTACAAGATGTtttctctatttcttctctctttttttgcatcTTTGTCCACTCGAGCATCTGATGGCGTTGCTCGTTACAGCGCTACTTTGTCCTACCAAGCTCTGCTGACTTGGCTTCGAATGAagcttgtttgcttgctgcttGGTTGGACGGGATATAGTGAAAGTTGGTCGACAGTTGCTCGGCATATAGGCCGTAATAacgtttttctttttttattcttcattttttcttcaacaaaTTGGGGCAGGAAGGGCTAGGAAACGGTCAAAATGATGCAATTTTGTTTTTCTATCTCATGACATGCATTTATGCGGGACAGAACAGATTgaaaaggagggagagatgaTTTGCACGATCAGCTttcaatgacgatgatgatgaccagCTCACGCTTTATGCAGTGTCGATGAGGAGGGCGGGTTCTATCTATTCATCTGCGGACTCTTTGGGGAACATAAAAAGGGGAATCTATCTGCGcagttttgttctttttttgttccttgcTTTTCCcgcctttgcctttcttcttcttcaccttttcctcttgttactttgaagatgttgctcGGACTGGAgcgaagagagcgagagcaagaaacaaaagcTTGAACTGGACAGATTCTCACCGGCTGTTGAGAGAATTGGCGGGCATGGATGTGATGCGCCTTGGCTGGAAACTGAGGCAcgagaaaaagcaaaagaacaGACAATGGCATGGGGCCGAATGTAGCCGCTTTGAAGCGAGTCTATTTGATAGAGGGCGAGGCAAAATAAAAAGGGTTTCTATTTatttgacgatgacgatgatgtgaCTGTTTGTGTGAAATTGTGTTGCCTTGTGACTGTGACAAGGCAGCGGGATTTGGAAATGTTTGTGCCTGGATGGCGCCCTTTGAGATGCATGAGTGCTTGCTGCCTGCCGTGCCCAGGCCGGATATATTATATCGCGCACCCTGTCCGCTGAGTTGTgagtcttgtttttttcattcttcatcccatcttGACTGTGATCTGATACCTTACAAACCACACCTCAATTTgaatattatttatttttcagTTGCTAACAACAACTTTAATTACACCAAATCATTCACAATGACGGCATTCACTTACACCCACTCACCCTCCCTCGCCCCCCTAACAACTCAATCCCCCCAAACCCTCTCTGCAACCAGCAACCCCCCCATCGACCACCTCATGACCAGCGTCATGGTCCTCCGCCaatctcactctcactctcactctcaaAACAAACTCCCGCCGCAaattctcctcctccgtcgCCACCCAGCAGATTCCTACCCCCTCAAATGGGAACCCCCCGGCGGCTCCATCGACCCTTCCGACATCACGGTTCTCTCCGCCGCAGCCCGCGAACTCCACGAGGAAACGAACCTCTCAAACCCTCATTTCCACACATGGGTCGCCATGGCGCGGGAATTAAACACCGAGGAAGCTTCGCGGATGAAGAACTGGGGTGTTTTGCCGGAGGAGGAACTCGCGAGGGATGTGGATGTGAAGATTGATGGGGAAGGGAATGTAGTTAGGGTGACGACGTTTTTGGAGACAAAGGATGTTTGGGGGAAGATGAATTTCGTTGCTACGGTGGATGAGGGTGCGGAGGTTGAGATTGATCCTGAGGAGCATGTTGAGTGGGGGTGGTTtacggaggaggaggtgaggAGGGGCCGGGCTGTTTTGCCTTTGGAGAATGGGAATGGGATTGTGAatggagagaaggaggagaaggagagaatgtTGGAGTTTACGAGTCAGGCGGTTTGGGGGTCTGTTTTGGAGGCGTTTAGGGTGGGTAGGGAGTTGGGTGTGATTGTGTGAGTCAAAAAGACGAATGTTGATGACTTCGAGATGAATGATGAAGTTTGTTTTTCTTCGAAAAAGGACCTAGGTCGATAGAAGGATAGACAAAGAAGAATAGACGAAGCATGACATGATGCTTTACTGCAACCCATTGCGTCCCATCGGAAGTGCTAGTGCTTAAACCCATCAAAACAATATAAAATCCtcccaagaagagaaaagaaatagaaaaacATCAAGTAGTATCCTTGTGAAAAATCATTCTCAACGCCAGGCCAACatgacaacaaaaaaaaaaaaacatcaacAATCAAAGCTCATAAAAATCACGACCTCTTAGCccccatctcctccatcccaTAATCATCCCAATCAGCCTCCCCAATCGCACTAATCTTCCCGCCCACAAAGATCCCCACGCCCGTCACCACGCTGCCCAAGAGGAACCAGCCCTCAAACCAGCCGTCCACAAACGCCGGCGTCAGTGCACCCCTCAGAACCCCTCCGACGGCAGATCTCGCCTCGCTGGGGAGCTGGCTGCGTAGAAGCAAACTCGCCGAGATGACATACGTCGCTGCTACTTGTCCCACTGCTAGGGCAAGATTCGCCTGGGCGTGCCGCAGTAGTCCGGGAGTCCATTTGGCGAAGAGATGGAATGTCTGGATGGCGCTGTTTGCGCTGGCCACAAGGATGACACCGCTGAGGgcgaagctgatgatgcgcGCCCACGCCATCTGATCGAGTTTCGGGTCCCAGTGTCTGGCTAGCAGTCCCAAGAAGCGGTTGATGGGGTCGCTGCTGGCGAAACTAGCcgacggcgaagaagctctccGGAGAGTCGTCAATGATGTCGCCAGGATGCGGTACACGCAATAGGCGCTGAAGATGTATGATGGCACGAGCAGGATGCGGCCCATAGTTGTGGAAGCGCGGGCCGAGGCGGCGCGCTGGttcttcatcagcaccaAGTTGGAAGATAGGTTGGCttccatggcctcgagcccgacaatctccatcttgagCGTTTGTATCTCGGCCTCTTCGCCTGTTGCCCCACGGATCGACCCCATGACCATCCCGACCAGTCCAGTCTTGCCCCTTTTGCTCGCTTCTTGGCTAATCTTGCGTTCCAGATACTGCAGGCGATGTCGTTTCGTCGCCAACATCTCGCTAGTTGCGTCCAGCCCGGTCTGCTTGCGATTGACATCCGCCTCAGTCAACGGCCTCCGCCTAGTATCGCTGCGACCAAAAGTGTGCCAGGGCGCCGATACAGACGCAAAGCCCGACAGCAGTGCCATGAGTGAGATACCCACGACGCCAATACGCTCCAGACACGC
This window contains:
- a CDS encoding abscisic acid g-protein coupled receptor domain-containing protein; protein product: MWPFSSSSCDQDACVPPSPHAVTAAALLSALPFAAVFVAANAVAVRLIFPKLSRAAQDDARDGDDDVLPAHAPAALRQIHAEHGSKSWRRRGAAWAFGTTVGLAATLGALIMAEIVEAVDPAARNLALRVTVPALLFMLVVLIPWLECRSLVSSAGWSFQRTAKGKLPRVALGLQAVLFGGWLFIFWSMGSVVPRAEILLRACLERIGVVGISLMALLSGFASVSAPWHTFGRSDTRRRPLTEADVNRKQTGLDATSEMLATKRHRLQYLERKISQEASKRGKTGLVGMVMGSIRGATGEEAEIQTLKMEIVGLEAMEANLSSNLVLMKNQRAASARASTTMGRILLVPSYIFSAYCVYRILATSLTTLRRASSPSASFASSDPINRFLGLLARHWDPKLDQMAWARIISFALSGVILVASANSAIQTFHLFAKWTPGLLRHAQANLALAVGQVAATYVISASLLLRSQLPSEARSAVGGVLRGALTPAFVDGWFEGWFLLGSVVTGVGIFVGGKISAIGEADWDDYGMEEMGAKRS
- a CDS encoding NUDIX domain-containing protein, whose amino-acid sequence is MTAFTYTHSPSLAPLTTQSPQTLSATSNPPIDHLMTSVMVLRQSHSHSHSQNKLPPQILLLRRHPADSYPLKWEPPGGSIDPSDITVLSAAARELHEETNLSNPHFHTWVAMARELNTEEASRMKNWGVLPEEELARDVDVKIDGEGNVVRVTTFLETKDVWGKMNFVATVDEGAEVEIDPEEHVEWGWFTEEEVRRGRAVLPLENGNGIVNGEKEEKERMLEFTSQAVWGSVLEAFRVGRELGVIV
- a CDS encoding RNA recognition motif domain-containing protein, with amino-acid sequence MAPKKKEQQKMSLGDFLADSGFGGGSWADEVEETYVSGTQALPPARDSGRSMTTSSWQDRGYSVRESVPAKLPEKPPFTAHLGNLSYDATNESVTDFFDGCDVVSVRIIEDRELQRPKGFGYVEFGNLDGLKKALTLDGQSFEGRMIKIKVADPPRGGEGREGRGESARDLSEWTRKGPLPDLPGARGPRSDFGERRPPRDPASEGRSTGTWERRGPLSPLSPQEPGSRESSRARGPQEAWGEGRQEGARPPRQYNERPERPERPERTPTAAEKDFQWRDRMRPDAANAPPAETPASPGAAPPAQAPGGRPRLNLQKRTVSEVADSSSSAAGDAKASPFGAARPIDTAAREKEIEEKRLQAIQEKKEADEKAKEERRLAKEAAAAKAEADAEAEAEAKQATEAAEANVEAKTDAAETETKAEEEPKTEQTKENGASEQKVPIRTRDQPKDFSQGQKSRATESGNWRSATNEQRLSRGNFRGGRGGSRGGRDDGAPRGPRNENRAPRSNGQQAAAPAAEGDAPAPAADEDGWTTVSVGKKGRTGRA